TCACCCGTGGTGACGGTCTTCAACGGCTTCGCATTTTTTCGAGGTGGGATGACAGCATGAGCACCGCGCTCGGCGATGGCGTCATGGCATTTTCGGGTATCATAGGCACCGTCTGCGGTAACGCTCGCAATCTCCTCCTCGGCCGGGATCTGGCTGAGCAGGTCAGGCAGGACAGGGGCATCGCCGATATGGCTCCCGGTGATCTCGACGGCCCGAACCTCCAGCGTATGCTCGTCGATCCCGAGATGGATCTTTCGCCAGACGCGCCGTTTGGCGCCGCCGTGCTTGCGCGCGTGCCATGCGCCTTCGCCCTCGACCTTGATACCGGTGCTGTCGATCAGCAGATGCAGCGGCCCCTTGGAGCCACGATACGGAATGTTGACGGCCAAGGTCTTCCGGCGACGGGACAGGGTGCTGAAGTCTGGCACCGTCCAGTTCAGGCCGATTAGGCGCAGCAGGCTCTCGACGAACCCGGTCGTCTGACGCAACGCCATGCCGAACAGCACCTTCTTGAAAGGCAGGTCTGGATGGCAGCATCGCTATAGCTCTTCTGGCGACCTCGCCTGCCTGATGGCGCGGCCTCCCAGCTCATCTCGGGGTCGAACCAGATCGTCAGCGAGCCACGGCGCTTGAGCGCTTCATTGTAGGCCGGCCAGTTCTTGGTCTTGTAGGTCGGGGGGGTCTGCTCATATCGACCAGCTACCAAGCTGGATTCACGAGATAAATCCCTCACGGGATTTGTGCAACAAAGCCTCTAGCCAGTCGACCGCACTTCGATCTTTCGCCCATAGAGAATTGCACCGCTTTCGATGAACGGCGGCTTGTCCCGCCGCGCTGTAGCGACGTCCTTCGAGCCGCCGCAGTGATGATATCTCTGCGAGCGCGCGCATCAAGAATTTGACACTTCCATTACGGGCTCAGACCCCGGTTTCGCCGTCGCTGGCACAAACCTCGGTTTCCAGGACGCGAACGGTGGCGATTTACCAGCGACGCAGCCGGATCAAGGGCCTGCACAAATTTTGGCGATGGCGGGTTCCCTGGCGCCCGCTACAACACCCTTTCTGCATGAGCATTCGGCGGCAAAGAGCTCAACCTGTGAATCCAGATCTCCTGCTGCGTGCGCTCGCAGCGTGAAAACCACTACATGAGCGAGATACCTCATACCGCAACGCAGCCGAAGCAGCGGCCATTGATGCGCAGCGCAGCGAAGAAGTCTGTGGCAAGGAACAGAGTGCGGACTTGTCTGTCATTCATCTTTCGTACTTCGCTGACGCAGTAACGCTTCTTGCTTGCGGCATGTCTATCGCTGCAATGCAGCCCATGTTGCAGAAGCGATCATTCCAGTATGAATTTTACTAATCCTGCGCGGCTCGGTAGCGCGATCCAGAACGGTGTCAAAACACGAGAGTAAGGGATACGTGCCCATGACAAGTCGCGCGCCAAGAGCAGCTTCGATAGTATCAAGGCCAGCGCATCTCATCTCTCCCGATGGCCTGTGCCCACGCCCGGCCTCTCCAGCGTTCAGAGATTGGCGACGGAAACCGCCGGGCGGCGCGCGGGCCAGTCCGTCGCGTCTTCCAACTGGGCCGACAGGTTCAGCAGAATATCCTCCCGTGCCAGCGACGTGGCAATCTGCACACCGGCCGGCAGCCCCTCGACCAGGCCGGTGGGCACGGTGATCGCGGGTTGGCCTGTCACGTTGAAAGGCGCGGTCGCGTTGAAGCGGCTGAAGAGCTCATCATAGAACCGCCGCGCGCTCCAGCCGGGATGGTTCTGGTCCAGCACGCCCAGCGGAATGGGCGGTGCGGCAAAGGGCGGCAGGATCACGGCATCGTAGCCTGCAAAGAACGCGCCCATCTGGTGACCGGTCATGCCCATGATCTGCACCGCTTCCATAATGTCTACCGCTGACATGGCCTGGCCGTCCTGGATCCCCTTCAATGTGCAGGTTTCGTACACATCAGTGCTTGCCGGAATGCCAAAAGCTGTTGTGAGCGTCTTGGAAGCAGCGGCCAGCGTGGCCATCCAGAACCGGTAGTTTGCCGCATGGAATTGTTCGTGTTCCAGCGGGACGTGGTCAATTTCCTCAACCGTGTGGCCAAGGTCAGCCAGAAGTTTCCCAACACGAACGACCTCGGCCGACATGCCCGCATCAGTTGGGGCCGCGCCCTGAAACCCGGTTGGTGCAATGGCTACTCTGAGACCCTGCATCGGGGTTTTGATGCTGTCGCTGTAGGATGTCACGGGGTTCGCCAGAGGAATGAATGATCCCGCCTCGGGGCCTGCAACAAGATCCAGCAATGCTGCGGCATCCCGTGTCGTTCTGGTCACCGCGAATTCGATCCCGAGCCCCAGAATGGCAAGCTGCGCATCTGGGCCGAGCGGCGTGCGCCCTCGGCTGGGCTTCAGCCCGACGACCCCACAACAGGCTGCTGGGATACGAATGGAACCACCGCCATCATTGGCATGTGCCATAGGCACAACCCCAGCGGCCACGGCAGCCGCCGCGCCGCCGCTGGAACCGCCGGTGGTGCGGGACGGATCCCACGGGTTACGGCTGGGCCCCGTTGCAACCGACTCAGTGGTGGCGTTGAAGCCGAATTCCGGCGTCGTGGTGCGCCCCAGCGTGTTTAGCCCCGCCGCCTTGAAGCGCCGCATCAACTCGCCATCGTGCGGCGCAACATACACATCGTTGTCCAGCAGCCGTGTGCCCATCCCCTGCGGCACTCCCGCCGCCGTCATCATGATATCCTTGATCAGGAAGGGCACCCCGGCGAAGGCGCCCGAACCATCACCCGCTATGGGGGGGGCGATGGTGTCCACCATGAAATTCAGCTGTGGGTTCACGGCGGCAATGCCACGTCGTGCTGCGTCGGTCAGCTCGTCTGCCGAGACCTCTTTGCGGGCGACCAGATCGGCCAACCCTGTGGCGTCATAGGATGCGTATTCGCTCAGCTTCATGTTCGTTTCTCCCGTCTTTGGGTCGACTGTTGTCGTTGCGTGGCTTTAGTCCGACGCCCCTGCATGGCCCAGCATTTCGACCATCCGGTCGCGCATGATGAATTTCTGTGGTTTGCCGGTGATGGTCATCGGCAGTTCTGTTACGATGCGGACATGACGGGGCACCTTGAAATGGGCGATTTGCCCCCGGCAATAGGTGCGAACGTCTTCGGCGGAAATCTCGCACCCGGGCTTGGCGACGACCCAGGCGCAGACCTCTTCGCCCATCCGCGCATCGGGGATGCCAAAGACCTGCACCTCCTTGATGTCGGGATGGCCGAACAGGAATTCCTCGATCTCGCGCGGATAGATGTTCTCGCCGCCCCGGATGATCATGTCCTTGACCCGCCCGGTGATGGTGCAGAACCCATCCGCGTCCAACACCGCCAGGTCGCCGGTATGCATCCAGCCATCACGGATCGCCTCGGCGGTTCGTTCAGGATCGTCCCAATATCCCTGCATCACCGAATAGCCGCGCGTGCACAGCTCTCCCTGAACGCCTACGGGCACCGTATTACCGGTGTCATCGACGATCTTGACCTCCAGGTGGGGGTGGATCCGGCCTACGGTCTCGCACCGCTTTTCTGTGCTGTCGTCGACAAAGCTCTGAAAGGACACGGGCGAGGTTTCGGTCATGCCGTAGCAGATCGTCACCTCGCCCATGTGCATCCGGTCGTTGACCTGTTTCATCACGTCGACCGGACA
The window above is part of the Ruegeria pomeroyi DSS-3 genome. Proteins encoded here:
- a CDS encoding amidase, with product MKLSEYASYDATGLADLVARKEVSADELTDAARRGIAAVNPQLNFMVDTIAPPIAGDGSGAFAGVPFLIKDIMMTAAGVPQGMGTRLLDNDVYVAPHDGELMRRFKAAGLNTLGRTTTPEFGFNATTESVATGPSRNPWDPSRTTGGSSGGAAAAVAAGVVPMAHANDGGGSIRIPAACCGVVGLKPSRGRTPLGPDAQLAILGLGIEFAVTRTTRDAAALLDLVAGPEAGSFIPLANPVTSYSDSIKTPMQGLRVAIAPTGFQGAAPTDAGMSAEVVRVGKLLADLGHTVEEIDHVPLEHEQFHAANYRFWMATLAAASKTLTTAFGIPASTDVYETCTLKGIQDGQAMSAVDIMEAVQIMGMTGHQMGAFFAGYDAVILPPFAAPPIPLGVLDQNHPGWSARRFYDELFSRFNATAPFNVTGQPAITVPTGLVEGLPAGVQIATSLAREDILLNLSAQLEDATDWPARRPAVSVANL